From the genome of Bradyrhizobium elkanii USDA 76, one region includes:
- a CDS encoding FkbM family methyltransferase, giving the protein MSSVEVHQHIVSLLQKPDPVILDIGCNDGTDTQQFLTLCPQAQLYCFEPDPRAIARFKKKLGLSLDKVQLLEIAISDRNGTIDFHPSNADGEAKEWDLSGSIRRPKNHLTEYDWVRFDRPFSVETRRLDDWCSEAKLNTVDFIWMDVQGAEADVIAGGMQTLSNTRFVYTEYSDRELYEGQLSLQAILDLLPSFEVAAHYPRAVEGDVLLKNTRF; this is encoded by the coding sequence GTGTCGTCTGTAGAAGTACATCAGCATATCGTTTCACTTCTTCAGAAGCCCGATCCGGTCATCTTGGATATCGGCTGCAATGACGGAACCGATACGCAACAGTTTCTTACCCTGTGCCCACAAGCTCAGCTTTACTGCTTCGAGCCGGACCCTCGGGCGATCGCGCGCTTCAAGAAGAAGTTGGGCCTTTCCCTCGATAAGGTGCAGCTGCTTGAAATCGCGATCAGTGATAGAAACGGGACGATCGATTTCCATCCAAGCAATGCAGATGGAGAAGCAAAAGAATGGGATCTCTCCGGCTCGATACGCCGACCGAAAAACCATCTTACCGAGTATGATTGGGTTCGGTTCGATCGCCCGTTCTCGGTTGAAACCCGGCGGCTGGACGATTGGTGCAGCGAGGCTAAGCTGAACACGGTTGACTTCATTTGGATGGATGTCCAAGGCGCGGAGGCCGACGTCATTGCAGGCGGCATGCAGACCTTGAGCAATACGCGCTTCGTGTACACGGAGTATAGCGACCGAGAGCTCTACGAAGGTCAGCTGTCGCTGCAGGCTATTCTTGATCTATTGCCGTCATTCGAAGTGGCGGCTCATTATCCCCGCGCTGTGGAAGGTGATGTATTGCTTAAGAATACACGCTTCTAG
- the tnpA gene encoding IS66-like element accessory protein TnpA, protein MVNAMLDARQEGDSYRRVEVITGERRRRRWTGEEKARIVAESFEEGTNISEVARRNGVSRGLLTVWRRQITAMAGKAPSFVPIQIGAESGQLAASAQARPLKVTAPPTMACGVVEIEVSGARIRVEGEVDTATLCTVLSVLRGDR, encoded by the coding sequence ATGGTAAATGCCATGCTTGATGCCAGGCAGGAAGGTGACTCCTATCGTCGTGTCGAGGTGATCACCGGGGAGCGCCGGCGGCGACGATGGACGGGCGAGGAGAAGGCCCGGATCGTGGCGGAGAGTTTTGAGGAAGGCACGAACATCTCCGAGGTAGCGCGGCGCAACGGCGTTTCCCGCGGGCTGCTCACGGTGTGGCGACGCCAGATTACGGCAATGGCCGGCAAGGCGCCGAGCTTCGTGCCGATCCAGATTGGCGCCGAGAGCGGCCAGCTCGCAGCGTCGGCGCAAGCGAGGCCCTTGAAGGTGACCGCGCCGCCGACCATGGCCTGTGGGGTGGTCGAGATCGAGGTGAGTGGGGCGCGCATTCGCGTCGAGGGAGAAGTGGACACTGCGACGCTTTGCACGGTGCTGTCGGTGCTCAGAGGCGATCGATGA
- the istB gene encoding IS21-like element helper ATPase IstB, translating to MTIHTQPAAIDSVKKSLVALKMPRALEILDTTLRRVEQGEVTWIEALDQLLIEELTLRDNRRVSTALRMSRLTTVKTLAGFDFAFQPSLDRNRILALAELKFIDRAEVVHLLGPPGTGKSHLATALAVEAVKAGKSVAFATLADIVTTLAKAEREGSLRERLRFLARASLLVVDEIGYLPVVPGGGNLFFQLVNARYEKGAMILTSNRGFAEWGEVFGDPVVATALLDRLLHHAVVIQIEGSSYRLRQHAALVPENVRSRPLANPPQPKRRGRPPGKANDDPDAG from the coding sequence ATGACCATCCACACGCAGCCGGCAGCGATCGACAGCGTCAAGAAAAGCCTGGTCGCACTCAAGATGCCGCGCGCCCTGGAAATACTGGACACGACGCTCCGCCGCGTCGAGCAGGGTGAGGTCACATGGATCGAAGCGCTTGATCAGCTGCTGATCGAGGAGCTAACGCTGCGCGACAATCGCCGTGTCAGCACCGCGCTGAGAATGTCGCGCCTGACCACCGTCAAAACGCTCGCCGGCTTCGACTTCGCATTCCAGCCGTCCCTCGATCGCAATCGTATCCTGGCTCTTGCCGAATTGAAGTTCATCGACCGCGCAGAGGTGGTCCATCTGCTTGGGCCACCCGGCACCGGCAAGAGCCATCTCGCGACCGCGCTCGCGGTCGAGGCCGTGAAGGCTGGAAAGAGCGTCGCGTTCGCCACGCTCGCCGATATCGTCACCACCCTTGCAAAAGCCGAGCGCGAAGGCTCTTTGCGTGAGCGCCTACGGTTCCTTGCCCGCGCCTCCCTCCTTGTCGTCGACGAAATTGGTTACCTTCCAGTCGTGCCCGGCGGCGGCAACCTGTTCTTCCAGTTGGTCAATGCGCGCTATGAGAAAGGCGCGATGATCTTGACTTCGAACCGCGGATTCGCCGAATGGGGCGAAGTTTTTGGCGATCCTGTCGTTGCCACGGCATTGCTTGATCGCCTGCTTCACCACGCCGTTGTCATCCAAATCGAGGGATCGAGTTATCGGCTCCGGCAGCACGCCGCTCTGGTGCCGGAAAACGTCCGCTCGCGCCCACTCGCAAACCCGCCGCAGCCCAAGCGCCGCGGCCGCCCGCCTGGAAAGGCCAATGACGATCCCGATGCCGGCTGA
- a CDS encoding MFS transporter yields MSRPRCSAAPRGLPRSYLALLVGQTISLLGSNVTLLALPLTAITLLDAGPAQTGLLLACGRAPYLVVSLFAGVVVDRLPHRRILLTANLVMAATLATIPLFANLGHLGLVQLYTTSMLVGVAAVIADVAYLACIPTLLDRSQLVRAQSSLELSQAGAMAAGPFLAGWLVNEFSAPTAILADSISFLLAAALLSLVPLRNAGCSEAAPRAVLGQVAEGLVSLFGNPVLRAVTLASGTFIFWHNAYSAAFLLHLTKDLGFDSRLVGMALGIGALGGVVGAASSPRVGRAIGLGPTLMIGLAVSAGGMSLAALLTQPWWAAVACVTLSQFMLWIGQGIYNVQQVPIRYALAPPHLQGRINASIRSVVWGLASLGALAGGAVAAATSLRTTLLASSVLGMASIVWIWPLRQARSLRL; encoded by the coding sequence GTGAGCCGCCCGCGCTGTTCCGCCGCGCCTCGTGGACTGCCACGAAGCTATCTTGCGCTGCTCGTCGGCCAGACCATTTCGCTGCTGGGCTCTAATGTAACCTTGCTGGCGCTGCCGCTAACCGCAATCACGTTGCTGGACGCGGGACCGGCGCAAACGGGGCTGCTGTTGGCCTGCGGTCGAGCGCCGTACCTGGTGGTGAGTCTGTTCGCCGGGGTCGTCGTGGACCGCCTCCCGCATCGGCGGATCCTTTTGACCGCCAATCTGGTGATGGCGGCGACGCTGGCCACAATTCCCTTGTTCGCCAACCTTGGACATCTTGGACTGGTTCAGTTGTACACGACGAGCATGCTGGTTGGGGTTGCCGCAGTGATCGCTGACGTGGCTTATCTGGCGTGCATACCCACCCTGCTAGATCGCTCACAGCTGGTTCGGGCACAGAGTTCATTGGAGCTCAGCCAAGCGGGCGCGATGGCAGCAGGTCCGTTCCTGGCCGGTTGGCTCGTCAACGAATTCTCTGCCCCGACCGCAATACTGGCGGACTCGATTTCATTTTTGCTTGCCGCCGCGTTGCTGTCTCTGGTGCCCCTGCGTAACGCTGGGTGCTCGGAGGCCGCGCCGAGAGCAGTGCTCGGCCAAGTCGCCGAGGGTTTGGTAAGCCTGTTCGGCAATCCGGTTTTGCGGGCAGTCACGTTGGCGAGCGGCACATTCATCTTTTGGCACAACGCGTATTCTGCGGCGTTTCTGCTGCATTTGACCAAGGATCTCGGGTTTGACAGCCGGCTCGTCGGCATGGCGCTCGGCATCGGTGCGCTTGGCGGTGTGGTCGGTGCGGCTAGCTCACCGCGGGTGGGCCGGGCGATCGGCCTCGGCCCAACTTTAATGATCGGTTTGGCGGTGAGCGCCGGCGGAATGAGCTTGGCGGCCCTGCTCACCCAGCCCTGGTGGGCCGCAGTGGCATGCGTGACCCTCTCTCAATTCATGCTGTGGATCGGCCAAGGGATCTACAACGTGCAGCAGGTTCCCATTCGATATGCGTTGGCCCCGCCGCACTTACAGGGCCGGATCAATGCGAGTATCCGCAGCGTGGTGTGGGGACTGGCCTCATTGGGGGCGCTCGCCGGCGGCGCGGTCGCTGCTGCGACGAGCCTGCGCACCACGTTGCTCGCGAGCAGCGTGCTTGGCATGGCCTCCATAGTGTGGATTTGGCCGCTGCGCCAGGCGCGCAGCTTGCGTCTATGA
- a CDS encoding condensation domain-containing protein: MDIKEFGDLDRQPGRLMVWRINVTEPISWRADPRRPSYVQEEHLRSADDGRPGWLGAAFELPGELNAAALTKAILGWVDRHEVLRSRLAKDGSAMRRATIDPGAAALEQTVVSDCADSGETAQLLEKLFDAETNPLRWPAYVFVTISRPTSTSLLLASDHSVSDAYSMALVPYEIHELYTAAIRRVEPQLAAVHSYLDHAEAERERLTDLTDDHPAICHWRELIAANGGQLPDFPLSFDTPEKSLQRSGKMWLLDAAGACEFDRGCRSQGGNAATGIFACLALAGKTLANQRQFHAVAPFHTRYDLRSMRSVGWYVGMSPVSFRVADTLPEILNAARFELKRAKKTAQVPFSKAMELLGTTLRDRFMVSYMDNRTVPGSDRWPHWRTRFLISRSSDACETYLWISRWQDGISVNFRHPGTATARSAMDNYLAEVAAQAHLISGARPLPRLSID, encoded by the coding sequence ATGGACATCAAAGAATTTGGCGATCTTGATCGGCAGCCTGGGCGGCTAATGGTTTGGCGGATCAACGTCACCGAGCCGATCAGCTGGCGGGCTGACCCGCGCCGCCCGTCCTATGTGCAAGAGGAACATCTTCGCTCTGCGGACGATGGCCGACCGGGCTGGCTCGGCGCAGCATTCGAGTTGCCAGGCGAGCTCAATGCCGCTGCGCTGACCAAAGCGATCCTTGGCTGGGTCGATCGGCACGAGGTATTACGCAGCCGATTGGCCAAGGATGGATCGGCAATGCGTCGCGCCACGATTGATCCAGGCGCTGCAGCGCTTGAGCAAACCGTGGTGAGTGACTGCGCCGATAGCGGCGAAACTGCTCAGCTGCTCGAAAAACTGTTTGACGCGGAGACCAACCCGCTGCGCTGGCCGGCGTACGTCTTCGTGACGATCAGCCGGCCGACATCCACGAGCCTCCTGCTCGCCTCCGACCACTCTGTTAGCGATGCCTACTCGATGGCCTTGGTACCGTATGAGATCCACGAACTGTACACAGCCGCGATCCGTCGAGTGGAACCCCAGCTGGCGGCGGTGCACAGCTATCTGGATCACGCCGAGGCCGAACGAGAGCGATTGACCGATCTAACCGATGACCATCCTGCTATCTGCCATTGGCGCGAGCTGATCGCGGCGAACGGCGGTCAATTGCCGGACTTTCCGCTATCATTCGATACGCCGGAGAAATCCTTGCAGCGGAGCGGAAAAATGTGGCTGCTCGATGCGGCTGGCGCATGCGAATTCGATCGCGGCTGCAGGTCCCAGGGCGGAAACGCGGCGACGGGAATTTTCGCCTGTCTGGCGCTGGCAGGAAAGACACTGGCGAACCAACGACAATTCCACGCCGTTGCACCCTTTCACACCAGGTACGATCTGCGATCGATGCGTTCGGTTGGATGGTATGTCGGGATGAGCCCGGTGAGCTTCCGGGTGGCCGATACGTTGCCGGAAATCCTGAACGCCGCCCGGTTCGAACTCAAACGCGCCAAGAAAACGGCTCAGGTGCCATTTTCAAAGGCCATGGAGCTGCTCGGCACCACACTGCGCGACCGTTTCATGGTATCCTATATGGACAATCGGACGGTGCCCGGATCGGACCGCTGGCCCCATTGGCGGACGCGATTTCTGATTAGCCGTAGCTCCGATGCGTGCGAGACATACCTATGGATCAGTCGCTGGCAGGACGGAATTTCCGTGAACTTCCGCCACCCTGGTACAGCCACCGCGCGAAGTGCGATGGACAACTATCTTGCTGAGGTGGCCGCGCAGGCCCATCTGATCAGCGGCGCCCGTCCGCTACCGCGGCTCTCAATCGACTGA
- the groL gene encoding chaperonin GroEL (60 kDa chaperone family; promotes refolding of misfolded polypeptides especially under stressful conditions; forms two stacked rings of heptamers to form a barrel-shaped 14mer; ends can be capped by GroES; misfolded proteins enter the barrel where they are refolded when GroES binds), with translation MSAKEVKFGVEARDRMLRGVDILANAVQVTLGPKGRNVVLEKSFGAPRITKDGVAVAKEVELEEKFENMGAQMVREVAAKAADAAGDGTTTATVLAAAIVREGAKSVAAGMNPMDLKRGIDLAVEAVVADLQKNSKKVTSNEEIAQVGTISANGDAEIGKFLADAMKKVGNEGVITVEEAKSLETELDVVEGMQFDRGYISPYFVTNADKMRVEMEDAYILINEKKLSSLNELLPLLEAVVQTGKPLVIVAEDVEGEALATLVVNRLRGGLKVAAVKAPGFGDRRKAMLQDIAILTGGQAISEDLGIKLENVTLQMLGRAKKVMIDKENTTIVNGSGKKADIDARIAQIKAQIEETTSDYDREKLQERLAKLAGGVAVIRVGGATEVEVKERKDRVDDAMHATRAAVEEGILPGGGVALLRASEQLKGLRTTNDDQKTGVEIVRKALSWPARQIAINAGEDGSVVVGKVLEKDQYPYGFDAQTGEYSNLVSKGIIDPTKVVRIAVQNASSVAALLITTEAMVAELPKKIAPGPAMPPGGGMGGMDF, from the coding sequence ATGTCAGCCAAGGAAGTCAAGTTCGGCGTAGAAGCGCGAGACCGCATGTTGCGCGGTGTCGACATTCTCGCCAACGCCGTGCAGGTCACCCTCGGTCCGAAGGGCCGCAACGTGGTGCTCGAGAAGTCGTTTGGCGCTCCCCGCATCACCAAGGACGGCGTCGCCGTCGCCAAGGAGGTGGAGCTCGAGGAGAAGTTCGAGAACATGGGTGCCCAGATGGTGCGCGAGGTCGCGGCCAAGGCAGCGGACGCCGCCGGTGACGGCACCACCACCGCGACCGTGCTTGCGGCTGCCATCGTGCGCGAGGGCGCCAAGTCGGTCGCCGCCGGCATGAACCCGATGGATCTGAAGCGCGGTATCGACCTCGCGGTCGAAGCCGTCGTTGCGGACCTCCAGAAGAACTCGAAGAAGGTCACCTCGAACGAGGAGATCGCCCAGGTCGGCACCATCTCCGCCAACGGCGACGCCGAGATCGGCAAGTTCCTCGCCGACGCCATGAAGAAGGTCGGCAACGAGGGCGTCATCACGGTCGAGGAAGCCAAGTCGCTCGAGACCGAGCTCGACGTCGTCGAGGGCATGCAGTTCGACCGCGGCTACATCTCGCCCTACTTCGTCACCAACGCCGACAAGATGCGCGTTGAGATGGAGGACGCCTACATCCTGATCAACGAGAAGAAGCTCTCCTCGCTGAACGAGCTGCTGCCGCTGCTCGAGGCCGTGGTGCAGACCGGCAAGCCGCTGGTCATCGTCGCCGAGGACGTCGAAGGCGAGGCCTTGGCCACGCTCGTCGTGAACCGCCTGCGTGGCGGCCTGAAGGTCGCGGCCGTCAAGGCTCCGGGCTTCGGCGATCGCCGCAAGGCCATGCTGCAGGACATCGCGATCCTGACCGGCGGCCAGGCCATCTCGGAAGACCTCGGCATCAAGCTCGAGAACGTCACGCTGCAGATGCTCGGTCGCGCCAAGAAGGTGATGATCGACAAGGAGAACACCACGATCGTCAACGGAAGTGGCAAGAAGGCCGACATCGACGCCCGCATAGCCCAGATCAAGGCGCAGATCGAGGAGACCACCTCGGACTACGACCGTGAGAAGCTGCAGGAGCGCCTCGCCAAGCTCGCAGGCGGCGTCGCGGTGATCCGCGTCGGCGGCGCGACCGAGGTCGAGGTGAAGGAGCGCAAGGATCGCGTTGATGACGCGATGCACGCGACCCGCGCGGCTGTCGAGGAAGGCATTCTCCCGGGCGGCGGCGTCGCCCTGCTCCGGGCCTCCGAGCAGCTCAAGGGCCTGCGCACCACGAACGACGACCAGAAGACCGGCGTCGAGATCGTGCGCAAGGCGCTGTCCTGGCCGGCCCGGCAGATCGCGATCAACGCCGGTGAAGATGGCTCGGTCGTGGTCGGTAAAGTCCTGGAGAAGGATCAATACCCTTACGGCTTCGACGCGCAGACTGGCGAGTACAGCAACCTTGTCTCCAAGGGCATCATTGACCCGACCAAGGTCGTGCGCATCGCGGTCCAGAACGCCTCCTCGGTGGCGGCGTTGCTGATCACGACGGAAGCGATGGTTGCCGAGCTGCCGAAGAAGATCGCGCCCGGTCCCGCGATGCCTCCGGGCGGAGGCATGGGCGGCATGGACTTCTGA
- the alr gene encoding alanine racemase, translating into MIVDLSAIEANYRKCQGLAPRSACGAVLKADAYGLGATRIAPFLASLGCAHFFVADVEEGVALRDVLPSSARIYMLYGALPGMELAAEQHNLLPILNSREQLEAWLRHCRLRNRALPAGIHVDTGLSRLGFSIDELRAIAENRSGLSELPVVLFMSQLACAEWRDEICLQQLNRFRRLSHLFPNAHLSLSNSAGLFAGREFHFDLVRSGGGIFGFSTSEDPDFKPMQVVHLRTQIIQCRKVEHGEAIGYFRSYTVKKRMRVATAAIGYADGFPRTLGNRGHVFIYGRRAPIVGFVSMDLITIDVTDLPESWTPPGTVVDLICPEQTVGDMASAAKMLSDELTTAMGRRCRRLYVSSARDDMRHR; encoded by the coding sequence ATGATTGTTGATCTCAGCGCCATTGAAGCCAACTATCGGAAGTGCCAGGGGCTTGCGCCTCGCAGCGCTTGCGGCGCCGTCCTCAAGGCTGATGCCTACGGTCTTGGCGCGACACGTATAGCGCCCTTCCTGGCTTCCCTCGGCTGCGCGCATTTTTTCGTCGCTGATGTGGAGGAGGGCGTCGCCCTGCGCGATGTGCTGCCATCATCGGCAAGGATCTATATGCTCTACGGCGCTTTGCCGGGCATGGAGCTGGCGGCCGAGCAGCACAATTTGCTGCCGATCCTCAACAGCAGGGAACAATTGGAGGCCTGGCTTCGGCATTGCCGACTTCGCAATCGCGCGCTGCCCGCAGGAATTCATGTCGACACTGGCCTGTCTCGATTGGGGTTTTCCATTGATGAGTTGCGCGCAATCGCCGAAAATAGAAGCGGATTATCTGAATTGCCTGTCGTGCTGTTCATGAGTCAGCTCGCCTGTGCAGAGTGGCGAGACGAGATTTGTCTCCAACAACTGAATCGGTTTCGCAGACTTTCCCACTTATTCCCGAATGCGCATCTTTCCCTATCGAATTCGGCCGGATTGTTCGCCGGACGTGAGTTTCATTTTGACCTCGTAAGATCGGGTGGAGGAATTTTCGGCTTCTCGACGTCCGAGGATCCCGATTTCAAGCCAATGCAAGTTGTTCATCTGCGAACGCAAATTATTCAATGCCGTAAAGTCGAGCATGGGGAAGCGATCGGATACTTCAGGTCCTACACAGTAAAGAAGCGGATGCGGGTCGCGACCGCCGCGATTGGTTATGCAGATGGATTTCCGCGTACTCTGGGTAATCGAGGGCATGTCTTCATATATGGTCGTCGTGCGCCTATCGTCGGCTTCGTTTCGATGGACCTTATTACCATTGACGTAACCGACCTGCCCGAGAGTTGGACGCCGCCCGGTACAGTGGTGGACCTCATCTGCCCCGAGCAGACGGTCGGGGATATGGCATCAGCCGCGAAAATGCTGAGCGACGAATTGACTACGGCGATGGGACGACGATGCCGTAGGCTTTACGTCTCATCCGCAAGAGATGATATGAGGCACCGGTGA
- the istA gene encoding IS21 family transposase, whose product MIQLGDLIVILDLHRQGLSISAIARRTGRDPKTIRKYIARGLEPPAYGPRQAGRPSKLAPYLDYLRERIAAFPDLSAVRLTRELREHGYTGAYTAVKRFAAAIRPDHVPKPFEVRFETPAGKQAQVDFARFVSIFTDEPGVTRIIWLFSMVLGHSRFIFARFVMHQDLQTLLRCHMQAFAAIGGVPIEILYDRMKTAVTGEDRDGHIVYNRSLLALAQHYGFHPRACRPYRAKTKGKVERPFSYIRQDFFLARSFRNLDDLNAQLDDWLATVANARVHGTTQKVVAEAFAAERPELQMLPAGPFDALLKLERRVSHDGLVSIGGNYYSVPDRTRRIVEVQQLPDVIRILDQGQIVAVHPVLEGRRRTRVAPEHRQVVNRSRSRPGASEALVGRTGDHIPRRSLEFYQTVGKRLAQSGGRP is encoded by the coding sequence ATGATCCAGCTTGGAGATCTCATTGTGATTTTGGACCTTCATCGTCAGGGCTTGTCGATCAGCGCGATCGCCCGGCGCACGGGACGCGACCCGAAAACGATCCGCAAATACATTGCGCGTGGCCTCGAGCCACCCGCCTATGGCCCGCGGCAGGCTGGCCGGCCGAGCAAGCTGGCGCCCTATCTCGATTATCTGCGTGAACGTATCGCCGCGTTCCCGGACTTGAGTGCCGTCCGCTTAACACGCGAGCTTCGGGAGCACGGCTACACTGGCGCCTATACGGCCGTGAAACGCTTCGCGGCTGCGATCCGTCCTGACCACGTACCTAAACCCTTTGAAGTGCGATTTGAGACGCCTGCCGGGAAGCAGGCGCAGGTGGATTTTGCTCGCTTCGTGAGCATCTTTACCGACGAGCCCGGCGTGACGCGGATCATTTGGCTGTTCTCGATGGTGCTCGGCCATTCGCGCTTTATCTTCGCCCGCTTCGTCATGCATCAGGACCTACAAACGCTGCTGCGCTGCCACATGCAGGCTTTTGCGGCGATCGGCGGCGTCCCGATCGAGATCCTTTACGATCGTATGAAGACGGCCGTCACAGGCGAGGATCGCGATGGTCACATCGTCTATAATCGGTCGCTCCTGGCGCTTGCACAACATTACGGCTTCCATCCGAGGGCCTGCCGACCGTATCGCGCGAAGACCAAGGGCAAGGTCGAGCGTCCGTTCAGCTACATCCGGCAGGACTTCTTCCTTGCGCGCAGCTTCCGCAATCTCGACGATCTCAACGCTCAACTCGACGACTGGCTCGCGACTGTCGCCAACGCGCGCGTGCACGGCACCACGCAGAAAGTCGTCGCTGAGGCGTTTGCCGCCGAGAGGCCCGAGCTGCAGATGTTGCCGGCAGGGCCGTTCGACGCGTTGCTCAAGCTCGAACGGCGTGTCAGCCACGACGGGCTCGTGTCGATCGGCGGCAACTATTACAGCGTCCCCGACCGTACCCGCCGCATTGTCGAGGTGCAGCAATTGCCCGATGTAATCCGCATTCTCGATCAAGGCCAAATCGTCGCCGTCCATCCTGTTTTGGAAGGCCGCCGACGAACCCGTGTCGCACCCGAGCATCGCCAGGTGGTCAATCGGTCCAGGTCGCGACCTGGCGCCTCCGAAGCCCTCGTCGGTCGGACCGGCGATCACATCCCACGACGGTCGTTGGAGTTTTACCAAACTGTCGGCAAACGGCTCGCCCAATCGGGAGGCCGGCCATGA
- the groES gene encoding co-chaperone GroES encodes MNFRPLHDRVVVKRIDAEEKTAGGIIIPDTAKEKPSQGEVVAVGPGGRDETGKLIPIDVEVGDRVLFGKWSGTEVKVDGQELLIMKESDIMGVLTDVFSKKKAA; translated from the coding sequence ATGAATTTCCGTCCGCTTCACGACCGCGTCGTGGTCAAGCGCATCGACGCTGAAGAGAAGACAGCTGGCGGCATCATCATTCCCGACACAGCCAAGGAAAAGCCCTCGCAGGGCGAAGTCGTCGCGGTTGGCCCAGGCGGCCGTGACGAGACCGGCAAGTTGATTCCGATCGACGTAGAGGTCGGCGATCGCGTGCTGTTCGGAAAGTGGTCAGGGACCGAGGTGAAGGTCGACGGTCAGGAGCTGTTGATCATGAAGGAGAGCGACATTATGGGCGTTCTCACCGATGTGTTTTCCAAGAAAAAAGCCGCCTAG
- a CDS encoding transposase produces the protein MIEAVAERLEGAPRQLRRRWSDEFKAQVVTEALEPGASVSAIARRIGIHPSQLFAWRRDARAERHCPARHSSCEGVVVSAAGAVIEIAIGEVIVRAGVDVDEAQLQRVIRAVRSA, from the coding sequence ATGATCGAAGCGGTTGCCGAGCGTCTTGAGGGAGCGCCGCGGCAGCTTCGCCGACGCTGGTCGGACGAGTTTAAGGCGCAAGTTGTGACAGAGGCGCTGGAGCCTGGCGCGAGTGTCTCGGCGATCGCCCGCCGGATTGGCATTCACCCGTCGCAGCTGTTCGCCTGGCGCCGTGATGCTCGGGCAGAGCGACATTGTCCCGCGCGGCACTCGAGTTGCGAGGGTGTGGTGGTGTCTGCGGCAGGCGCAGTGATCGAAATTGCCATTGGCGAGGTGATCGTGCGCGCCGGCGTGGACGTCGACGAGGCGCAGTTGCAGCGGGTGATCCGGGCGGTGCGTTCGGCATGA
- the tnpB gene encoding IS66 family insertion sequence element accessory protein TnpB (TnpB, as the term is used for proteins encoded by IS66 family insertion elements, is considered an accessory protein, since TnpC, encoded by a neighboring gene, is a DDE family transposase.), producing the protein MIALRPDLKVMLASQPVDFRKSVHTLSALVSEALHTSPYDGTVFVFRSKRSDRVKLLAWDGNGMVLVTKWLHEGHFTWPPIRDGAVRLSATQLAMLVDGLEWTRVSPKPVKQPAVVG; encoded by the coding sequence ATGATAGCGCTGCGGCCCGACCTCAAGGTGATGCTGGCATCCCAGCCGGTCGACTTTCGCAAGTCGGTGCACACGCTGTCGGCGCTGGTGAGCGAAGCGTTACACACGAGTCCTTATGACGGCACCGTCTTCGTTTTCCGTTCCAAACGTTCCGACAGAGTGAAGCTGCTGGCGTGGGACGGCAACGGCATGGTGCTTGTAACGAAGTGGTTGCACGAAGGGCATTTCACCTGGCCGCCGATCCGCGACGGCGCGGTGCGTTTGAGTGCGACGCAGCTCGCGATGCTGGTCGACGGGCTCGAGTGGACGCGTGTCTCACCCAAGCCTGTGAAGCAGCCGGCCGTTGTCGGCTGA
- the tnpB gene encoding IS66 family insertion sequence element accessory protein TnpB (TnpB, as the term is used for proteins encoded by IS66 family insertion elements, is considered an accessory protein, since TnpC, encoded by a neighboring gene, is a DDE family transposase.), which produces MIPSGVKVFLASHPVDFRKGIDGLVALVRDAGSDPFDGSLYVFRAKRADRIKIVWWDGSGVCLYLKRLEKARFCWPRIGHHRVQLNAAQLMALVDGMDWKRVRTAAVKPPEIVG; this is translated from the coding sequence ATGATCCCCTCCGGCGTGAAGGTGTTCCTGGCTAGCCATCCAGTCGACTTCCGCAAGGGTATCGATGGCCTTGTTGCGCTGGTACGCGATGCCGGCTCAGATCCGTTCGATGGTTCGCTTTATGTGTTCCGCGCCAAAAGAGCCGACCGAATAAAGATCGTATGGTGGGATGGCTCTGGCGTGTGCCTTTATTTAAAACGGCTTGAGAAGGCGAGGTTCTGCTGGCCGCGGATCGGACATCATCGGGTGCAGCTGAATGCTGCGCAGTTGATGGCCCTGGTCGATGGGATGGACTGGAAGCGGGTCCGGACCGCGGCGGTCAAGCCGCCGGAGATTGTTGGGTAA